In a single window of the Anaerocolumna cellulosilytica genome:
- a CDS encoding AraC family transcriptional regulator has product MGKAKVYFSSRNKDIFIEHIKRINPYQMQQKHYHTKYEVYYLLNGDRNYFIQDRVYNVKKGDLILINSNVLHKTMDGFSDSHERIIIELEPDFFGGFLIDSAEIPLLRVFHKDYRILRLTEDEKKQLDNCFFKIIQEGKENDIDNNIALKIYLLDLLLVIEKLHNRMDTAEFEHPSKLHGRIAEVVAYMNDNYTNDIGLDLLADKFFISTAHLSRAFKKVTGFSFVEYLNNIRIQKAQKLLSETKYSIAEIAHMVGYQNSTHFGRMFKTITGSTPSEYKKLL; this is encoded by the coding sequence ATGGGTAAAGCAAAGGTCTATTTTTCAAGTCGAAACAAAGATATATTTATAGAACATATTAAAAGAATAAATCCCTACCAAATGCAGCAAAAACACTATCATACCAAATATGAGGTATATTACCTTTTAAATGGTGACAGGAATTATTTCATACAAGACAGAGTGTATAATGTAAAAAAGGGTGACTTAATACTAATTAATTCCAATGTTCTTCATAAAACCATGGATGGATTTTCAGATTCTCACGAGAGAATTATTATTGAATTAGAACCTGACTTTTTTGGAGGCTTTTTAATAGATTCCGCTGAAATTCCACTTTTAAGAGTGTTTCACAAGGACTATAGAATACTACGGCTTACAGAAGATGAAAAAAAACAATTAGATAACTGTTTTTTTAAAATCATTCAAGAAGGAAAAGAAAATGATATAGATAATAATATCGCATTAAAAATCTATCTATTAGATTTGTTACTGGTGATAGAAAAATTACATAACAGGATGGATACGGCTGAGTTCGAACACCCAAGTAAGCTGCATGGAAGGATTGCTGAAGTTGTAGCCTATATGAACGATAACTATACGAACGATATTGGACTTGATTTGCTGGCAGATAAATTTTTTATCAGTACGGCTCATCTTAGCAGAGCTTTTAAAAAAGTAACGGGATTCTCTTTTGTGGAATACCTAAACAATATTAGAATCCAAAAAGCTCAAAAATTACTTTCAGAAACCAAATACAGTATAGCAGAAATTGCCCATATGGTAGGATATCAAAATAGTACCCATTTTGGACGAATGTTTAAAACAATTACGGGAAGCACTCCCAGCGAATACAAAAAACTGTTATAA
- a CDS encoding glycosylhydrolase-like jelly roll fold domain-containing protein, translating to MIQKFLNPEDEYSPIPFWFWNDTLTEAELRRQIQDFNEKGVKGFVIHPRIGIPHEIEYLSDHFMEFVAFAVKEADKLGMKVVLYDEAMYPSGSAHGMVVQKNPDYASKALKMTEYKGNGEIKIAFDEAEFYKIVSVQAVKKASEAEIVPESITLLKPEKYEISFIPEDDSDWSVLVFSETFTNGHIRGIHFGEDDGEPNAPASSDLLNPDAMKEFIKLTHDRYYQVLSEYFGNTIIGMFTDEPCIMGRGIARGLKPWTGGFLSYYQRQGNSELDLPYLWFQAGELTEQKRRNYDEAINLRMEEAYYQPIFEWCDTHNIALTGHPHESDDIGFLKYFHIPAQDVVWRWVAPENNLALEGQHSTMAKCSSDSARHRNKRRNGNECFACCGKDGIEWAFTADDMKWYMDWLFVRGVNLLYPHAFFYSVDGPRRSGERPPDVGPNNIWWPHYNQISSYIKRMSYLMTDSFNTAQVAVLCSAHQLPWQIVKPLYENQIEFNYLEQELLLSEHCRIDNSCIKIAQQAYKILVIEDSSLIDAKTQLKLEEFVLNGGKVVIYNPKVKMFPAQWGISIYALDEVVQKIDELIIREVKVAKPAKDLRVTHILKDTAEFYLFVNEGEEDIDTQAVLKATGAVEHWDAWAGVIKEPGIVENVYADSITINLNVKRRESKIIRIDNKKPAVRNLLLEKNRRMDTLLLDKHWVMGNNSSKTIELDCLLPWNTFEGLEYYSGTMIYQNSFTLQELPAGKIVELHLGEVCEIPCITVNGIDLDTKLWSPYNYDITNYVKEGENRLTICITNTLANRFNNLSLKSGLLGPVKINFSQLYT from the coding sequence ATGATACAAAAGTTTCTTAACCCGGAGGATGAGTATTCCCCTATACCTTTTTGGTTCTGGAACGATACCCTTACAGAAGCAGAATTACGAAGACAGATTCAAGACTTTAACGAAAAGGGAGTAAAAGGCTTTGTTATCCATCCCAGAATAGGTATTCCACATGAAATCGAATATTTATCAGACCATTTTATGGAATTCGTAGCCTTTGCTGTAAAAGAGGCAGATAAACTTGGCATGAAAGTTGTACTTTATGATGAAGCAATGTATCCATCCGGTTCAGCACATGGTATGGTAGTTCAAAAAAATCCTGACTATGCAAGCAAAGCTCTAAAAATGACTGAATATAAAGGTAATGGAGAAATAAAGATAGCATTTGATGAGGCGGAATTTTATAAAATAGTTTCCGTACAGGCTGTTAAGAAAGCTTCTGAAGCTGAGATAGTACCGGAAAGCATTACCCTGCTCAAGCCTGAAAAATATGAAATTTCCTTTATACCAGAAGATGATTCTGACTGGTCCGTACTAGTATTTTCAGAGACCTTTACAAATGGGCATATAAGGGGCATCCATTTCGGTGAAGATGATGGAGAACCGAATGCGCCAGCCTCCAGTGACTTACTTAATCCCGATGCCATGAAGGAATTTATTAAACTTACACATGACAGATACTATCAAGTATTAAGTGAGTACTTTGGTAATACAATCATCGGGATGTTTACGGACGAACCTTGTATTATGGGAAGAGGCATTGCTAGGGGATTAAAGCCCTGGACCGGAGGATTTTTATCCTATTACCAAAGGCAAGGAAACAGTGAACTTGATTTACCTTACCTATGGTTTCAGGCAGGTGAATTAACCGAGCAAAAACGAAGAAACTATGATGAGGCTATTAATCTGCGAATGGAAGAGGCGTATTACCAACCGATATTTGAATGGTGTGATACTCATAATATTGCCCTAACCGGACACCCCCACGAGAGTGACGATATTGGTTTCCTCAAATATTTCCATATACCCGCTCAGGATGTTGTTTGGAGATGGGTGGCACCAGAGAATAATCTGGCACTAGAAGGCCAGCACAGTACTATGGCTAAATGCAGCTCTGACAGTGCTAGACATAGAAATAAGAGACGCAACGGAAATGAATGTTTTGCCTGCTGTGGAAAAGATGGTATTGAATGGGCCTTTACTGCGGATGATATGAAATGGTATATGGACTGGCTATTCGTAAGAGGTGTTAATTTATTATATCCTCATGCATTTTTCTATTCCGTTGATGGTCCCAGAAGAAGCGGAGAGCGTCCGCCGGATGTAGGACCTAATAATATTTGGTGGCCACACTATAACCAGATTTCCAGTTACATAAAAAGAATGAGCTATCTAATGACAGATAGTTTCAATACCGCACAGGTTGCCGTATTATGCAGTGCCCACCAGCTGCCTTGGCAAATCGTAAAACCTTTATATGAAAATCAAATAGAATTTAATTACCTGGAACAAGAACTGTTGCTTTCTGAACATTGCAGAATTGATAATTCATGTATAAAGATTGCACAGCAAGCTTATAAAATACTGGTAATTGAGGATAGCAGCCTAATAGATGCAAAAACACAGTTAAAACTTGAGGAGTTTGTTTTAAACGGCGGAAAAGTTGTGATTTACAATCCTAAAGTAAAAATGTTTCCTGCACAATGGGGAATATCCATCTATGCCCTTGATGAAGTAGTTCAAAAAATCGATGAACTGATTATAAGAGAGGTCAAAGTAGCGAAACCGGCAAAAGATTTAAGAGTGACTCATATCCTAAAAGATACTGCTGAATTTTACCTGTTTGTCAATGAAGGCGAAGAGGACATAGATACGCAGGCAGTATTAAAAGCAACCGGAGCGGTCGAACACTGGGATGCCTGGGCGGGCGTTATTAAAGAACCAGGAATTGTAGAAAATGTTTATGCTGATTCCATAACGATAAATCTTAACGTTAAGCGAAGAGAGTCTAAAATAATAAGAATTGATAATAAAAAACCGGCAGTAAGGAATCTTTTATTAGAAAAGAATAGACGAATGGATACCCTCTTACTAGATAAGCATTGGGTTATGGGTAATAACTCCAGTAAAACGATAGAATTAGATTGCCTCCTTCCTTGGAATACATTTGAAGGACTAGAATATTACTCCGGTACTATGATATATCAGAATTCCTTCACTTTACAAGAATTACCGGCAGGAAAAATAGTAGAACTCCATCTTGGAGAAGTATGCGAAATTCCATGCATTACTGTAAATGGAATTGATTTAGACACTAAACTATGGTCTCCTTATAATTATGATATTACAAACTATGTTAAAGAAGGAGAGAATCGCCTTACCATCTGTATTACTAATACACTGGCAAATAGATTTAATAACCTGAGTCTGAAATCTGGTTTGCTTGGCCCTGTTAAAATTAACTTTAGCCAACTTTATACCTAG
- a CDS encoding DUF362 domain-containing protein, with translation MLKGKRTAVVGEECVACGNCIKYCPLHAVTVPLGITAVVDEDKCVGCGKCAKNCPAEVISIRIRTEV, from the coding sequence ATGTTGAAAGGGAAAAGAACTGCTGTAGTTGGTGAAGAGTGTGTGGCGTGTGGAAATTGCATTAAGTATTGCCCTTTACACGCTGTGACGGTTCCCTTGGGAATTACTGCAGTAGTAGATGAAGACAAATGTGTTGGCTGTGGAAAATGTGCAAAAAATTGTCCGGCGGAAGTGATTTCCATACGTATAAGGACAGAAGTGTAA
- a CDS encoding 4Fe-4S binding protein, whose translation MKKQRKWYEYLWIVSVIYLTLGFFNILFAWLGVICFLTPLLIAVSKGNKAYCNRYCGRGQLFELLGGNLLLSRKKAPPKFLKSKWFRYGFLAFFMTMFGVMLYATYLVFQGANISKVVTLLWVFKLPWHWANTSMVPDGVAQFAFGFYSVMLTSTVLGFVTMLLFKPRSWCVYCPMGTMTQGICLIKSKKIDKNKDKYLS comes from the coding sequence ATGAAAAAGCAAAGGAAATGGTATGAATATCTATGGATAGTTTCTGTTATTTATCTTACGTTGGGATTTTTTAACATCCTCTTTGCATGGCTGGGAGTAATCTGCTTTTTAACTCCCTTATTAATTGCAGTGAGTAAGGGAAATAAGGCATATTGCAATCGTTATTGCGGGCGGGGACAGCTCTTTGAACTTCTAGGTGGCAATCTTTTATTATCCAGAAAAAAAGCTCCTCCGAAGTTTTTAAAATCCAAATGGTTCCGCTATGGTTTTTTGGCATTTTTTATGACTATGTTTGGAGTAATGCTATATGCAACTTATCTTGTCTTTCAGGGTGCTAACATAAGCAAGGTGGTTACTCTATTATGGGTGTTTAAGCTTCCCTGGCACTGGGCTAATACTTCTATGGTACCTGATGGAGTAGCCCAATTTGCTTTTGGCTTTTACAGTGTAATGCTAACCTCTACCGTACTTGGGTTTGTGACAATGCTGCTGTTTAAGCCTCGTTCATGGTGTGTCTATTGCCCGATGGGGACTATGACACAAGGTATCTGCCTTATAAAAAGCAAGAAAATAGATAAAAATAAGGATAAATACTTAAGTTAA
- the mgtA gene encoding magnesium-translocating P-type ATPase produces MNKKTYSKHKLEDNKQIIEQTLRSMAYLPENMLFSDMASTKEGLTLEAVAGKQDEYGKNVITAGSKNTVLHRLLDAVVNPFNVILLIIAVITFFTDVVASSRPDYLTVTIIVTLVLLSSLVAFVQSQRSNAAAEKLSKMISNTAEVLRDGISMEVPMDEIVPGDIIRLSAGDMLPADVRFLTTKDTFVAQAALTGESNPVEKFSALPRKEDCSLTDLQNIGFMGSNIVSGSALAIVLATGNHTYFGSMAKSLTGDKAKTSFERGVDSVSKLLIRMMIIIVPIVFLINGLIKGDWAGALLFSISIAVGLTPEMLPVIMTSTLAKGAVSMSKHKVIVRTLGAIQTFGEMDVLCTDKTGTLTEDKIILEKYMNLHGEDDPRILRHAYLNSHFQTGLKNLIDIAIIDRANENGLEDMIADYRCIDEIPFDFSRRRMSVVLIDKNDKRQLITKGAVEEILDISSHIEINGQVVPIDDKTRRIALATYEAHNKDGLRMIAIAQKNQVPDSGAFSVADEQDMVLIGFIGFLDPPKESAKTAITALREHGVRTVVLTGDSEGVAIKVCGKVGVDNSRVLSGLDIEKMSDSELLKAVATCDLFAKLSPSQKERVVKMFQMAGHTVGYMGDGINDAPPLRQADVGISVDTAVDIAKETADIILLKKDLMVLEEGVIEGRRTFGNIVKYIKMAASGNFGNMISIIAASIFLPFLPMLPVQILTQNLLCDFSQMGIPFDSVDVEYIKKPRNWETKSIKLFMAFLGPVSSVFDILCFAIMWWIIGAKTEALSPLFQCGWFVFGTLSQVIVIHMIRTGKLPFVQSKPSLPLFFSTFIVVIVAFVIGFTDVSIALDMASLPLTFLPWLAAILVGYLLCVQLIKSLYIRKYEEWM; encoded by the coding sequence ATGAACAAAAAAACTTATAGTAAACATAAACTTGAGGACAACAAACAGATTATAGAACAAACACTCCGTTCTATGGCATATCTGCCAGAAAATATGCTGTTTTCCGATATGGCTAGCACCAAAGAAGGGCTTACATTGGAGGCAGTAGCGGGTAAACAAGATGAATATGGAAAAAATGTCATTACTGCTGGCAGCAAGAATACAGTCTTGCATCGATTATTAGACGCCGTGGTTAATCCCTTTAACGTGATACTTCTAATAATTGCTGTTATAACTTTTTTTACAGATGTAGTGGCCTCTTCAAGACCTGATTATCTAACGGTTACTATTATTGTAACTTTGGTTCTCTTATCCAGTCTGGTGGCATTTGTACAAAGCCAGCGTTCCAATGCAGCTGCTGAAAAACTATCGAAAATGATATCAAATACGGCAGAGGTATTAAGAGATGGAATATCAATGGAAGTCCCCATGGATGAGATAGTGCCTGGAGACATCATCCGCCTCTCTGCTGGAGATATGCTGCCGGCAGATGTGCGTTTTTTAACTACGAAAGACACCTTTGTTGCTCAGGCTGCATTAACAGGTGAATCCAATCCCGTAGAAAAATTTAGTGCATTACCACGCAAAGAAGATTGTAGCTTGACCGACCTGCAAAACATAGGTTTTATGGGAAGTAATATTGTTAGCGGCAGTGCTTTAGCAATTGTCCTTGCTACCGGTAATCATACGTATTTTGGCTCTATGGCAAAATCATTAACTGGCGATAAAGCCAAAACCAGCTTTGAACGCGGAGTTGATTCTGTGAGTAAGCTTTTAATCCGCATGATGATTATCATAGTCCCTATTGTATTTTTAATTAATGGACTTATAAAGGGAGATTGGGCGGGGGCATTACTTTTTTCCATTAGTATTGCCGTCGGACTGACCCCTGAAATGCTTCCTGTAATTATGACTTCAACCTTGGCTAAGGGTGCTGTTTCCATGTCAAAACATAAAGTCATTGTCCGTACTTTAGGTGCAATACAAACCTTTGGTGAAATGGACGTATTATGTACCGATAAGACAGGGACATTAACCGAAGATAAAATCATTCTGGAAAAATACATGAATTTACATGGTGAAGATGACCCACGAATTTTGCGCCATGCATATCTTAACAGTCATTTTCAAACCGGCCTTAAAAATCTTATTGACATTGCTATTATAGATCGTGCTAATGAAAATGGTCTAGAGGATATGATAGCTGATTATCGCTGTATCGATGAAATTCCATTTGATTTTTCGCGACGCAGAATGAGTGTTGTTTTAATTGATAAAAATGATAAACGCCAGCTTATCACTAAGGGAGCTGTAGAAGAAATTTTAGATATATCCTCACATATAGAAATAAACGGTCAAGTTGTACCAATAGATGATAAGACCCGCCGGATTGCTTTAGCAACTTATGAAGCCCATAATAAAGATGGACTACGAATGATTGCCATTGCACAGAAAAATCAAGTACCCGACAGTGGAGCCTTTTCCGTAGCAGATGAACAGGATATGGTTCTAATTGGTTTCATCGGTTTCCTTGATCCACCAAAGGAGAGTGCAAAAACTGCTATAACTGCACTTCGTGAACACGGCGTGCGAACGGTTGTCCTGACTGGAGACAGTGAAGGCGTTGCCATAAAAGTATGTGGAAAAGTCGGTGTTGATAACTCCAGGGTATTATCTGGACTGGATATTGAAAAAATGAGTGATTCCGAGCTTTTAAAGGCGGTTGCTACTTGTGATTTGTTCGCAAAATTATCCCCTTCCCAAAAAGAACGGGTTGTAAAAATGTTTCAAATGGCAGGGCATACTGTCGGTTATATGGGAGATGGCATAAATGATGCCCCGCCCCTTCGTCAGGCAGATGTAGGCATCTCTGTAGATACTGCTGTTGATATAGCCAAAGAAACTGCGGATATTATCCTGTTGAAAAAAGACTTAATGGTACTGGAAGAAGGTGTTATCGAAGGTCGTCGTACCTTCGGAAACATTGTTAAGTATATAAAGATGGCTGCCAGCGGAAATTTTGGCAATATGATATCCATTATTGCTGCCAGTATATTCCTTCCGTTTTTGCCAATGCTTCCTGTGCAGATTTTAACCCAAAACTTGCTTTGTGATTTTTCACAGATGGGGATTCCCTTTGACAGCGTGGATGTTGAATACATTAAGAAACCCCGTAACTGGGAAACAAAATCCATTAAATTATTTATGGCATTTTTAGGACCTGTCAGTTCGGTATTTGATATTCTATGCTTTGCGATTATGTGGTGGATAATAGGAGCAAAAACAGAAGCCTTATCCCCGTTGTTTCAATGTGGATGGTTTGTATTTGGAACTTTATCCCAGGTAATTGTAATTCACATGATACGTACTGGCAAACTTCCATTTGTACAAAGTAAGCCTTCCTTACCACTATTTTTCTCCACTTTTATAGTGGTGATTGTAGCATTTGTCATCGGATTCACAGATGTTTCCATAGCACTTGATATGGCAAGTCTGCCACTTACATTCTTACCCTGGTTGGCTGCAATTCTGGTGGGATATCTGCTATGCGTGCAATTGATAAAATCTTTATATATACGCAAGTATGAAGAATGGATGTAA